One window from the genome of Crassostrea angulata isolate pt1a10 chromosome 2, ASM2561291v2, whole genome shotgun sequence encodes:
- the LOC128174127 gene encoding multiple epidermal growth factor-like domains protein 10 translates to MVTVAKKTQRRWFAGFSLYTSNTELSTISDRENSTLCYKDGPQLPPLNFTTTCTEHGRYDIFYNERLDGVTYPAGYKLHNVYTELCEVIVLACDEGWYGDNCSQQCVGHCRDNTSCNHVTGQCERGCGAGWTGIFCDNVCDDGKYGYNCVNNCSGHCMNGSLCNKEHGHCDKGCDPGYTNRDCSIECSSGYFGMKCRGRCSGNCINNEACDHITGICPRGCMDGYIGRHCNISCQSGYFGTNYSFPCWPHCKTCRHTDGRCSCRAGWRGHDCSIECTHSYGENCQYSCSGQCINQTCDRFNGKCLCDGKYDGLRNVEFTTDVSACTFRIAAFSISLVINIIFLFATILSRRKAILKPKSTTKEKHFSRRSGSKTEQTATSVDPSHYQELQVSQPENTYQTLHQQ, encoded by the exons atggtgACGGTGGCG aaaaaaacaCAACGCAGGTGGTTTGCCGGATTCTCTCTGTATACATCTAACACAGAATTATCAACAATAAGTGACAGAGAGAATTCCACTTTATGTTACAAGGACGGCCCTCAGTTACCGCCCCTTAATTTTACAACCACGTGTACAGAACACGGACGTTACGACATCTTTTACAATGAACGACTTGATGGAGTTACCTACCCTGCTGGATACAAATTGCATAATGTGTATACTGAACTGTGTGAAGTAATTGTACTAG CATGTGACGAAGGCTGGTATGGTGATAACTGTAGTCAGCAATGTGTAGGACATTGCAGAGATAACACTTCATGTAACCACGTGACTGGTCAGTGTGAAAGAGGTTGTGGAGCTGGGTGGACAGgaatattttgtgataatg TTTGTGATGACGGGAAGTATGGATATAATTGTGTCAACAACTGTAGTGGTCACTGTATGAATGGTTCTCTGTGTAACAAAGAACATGGTCACTGTGACAAGGGGTGTGACCCGGGATATACCAACAGAGACTGCAGCATAG AATGTAGTTCTGGATATTTTGGAATGAAATGCAGAGGGCGATGTAGCGGAAATTGTATAAACAATGAAGCTTGTGACCATATTACTGGAATATGTCCCCGAGGGTGTATGGACGGGTATATTGGACGACATTGCAATATTT cTTGCCAGTCTGGGTATTTTGGAACAAACTATTCTTTTCCCTGTTGGCCACACTGTAAGACATGTCGACACACAGATGGTCGGTGTTCCTGTAGGGCTGGTTGGAGGGGTCATGACTGTTCAATAG aatGTACTCATTCCTATGGAGAAAATTGTCAGTATTCTTGTAGTGGGCAATGCATTAACCAAACATGTGATAGATTCAACGGAAAGTGTTTGTGTGATGGCAAATATg ATGGTCTGCGGAATGTTGAATTTACGACCGACGTATCTGCTTGTACATTTAGGATTGCTGCCTTCTCTATATCCCTTGTCATCAACATCATATTTCTTTTTGCCACAATCCTTAGTCGAAG gaAAGCAATCTTGAAACCGAAGTCcacaacaaaagaaaaacatttttcgAGGCGGTCTGGATCAAAAACAGAGCAGACTGCTACCTCTGTTGACCCATCTCACTATCAAGAACTTCAAGTATCACAGCCTGAAAACACCTATCAAACTCTACATCAGCAATGA
- the LOC128171696 gene encoding uncharacterized protein LOC128171696, with amino-acid sequence MESETNSNKRKRLDESDESKQEKRPRLDDTFEKHNTTAVSKAQKPILDNINDTESNETEQDGSYRCISVSESKKEEKENAVLINMHAKSDAFSLPVIENKKECSAIEMTASARSLDSRDDINDEEVRDSDVSLSPTTVSESKNDDDSKGKDTKAEEVNLEIESDTGKGGDIKFDTIDDVQEEEASLDNCVEHQSQVNLQETGISNKGPISLGVLEDSNVQIEQRGVSDANFMENECKNLVSTTESENQNTTSEASGQEDNAIDEERFLYRLLRPGESYNMGIEPKNIYSNTSINKHVACGSSDGVKSRYISCSKTRDAINRFASYIKPALRFQLRHIVRIDKTKLDDDCEIYDLTEDSVSTRYLRSESARRHARDYDEVLLAPSREMPEIPVWCFTKAGSVQDGKIHWIGGVL; translated from the exons ATGGAATCTGAGACCAACTCCAACAAACGCAAAA gatTAGATGAATCTGATGAGTCAAAGCAAGAAAAGAGACCTCGGCTGGACGACACCTTTGAAAAACATAATACAACAGCTGTATCCAAGGCTCAAAAACCTATATTAGACAATATAAATGACACAGAATCCAATGAAACTGAACAAGATGGATCATACCGTTGTATATCTGTATCTGAAAGCAAGAAGGAGGAGAAGGAAAATGCGGTTCTCATTAACATGCATGCAAAGTCTGATGCCTTTAGCTTGCCTGTTATCGAAAACAAAAAAGAATGCAGCGCCATTGAAATGACTGCTAGCGCACGATCTTTAGATTCTAGAGATGATATAAATGACGAGGAAGTACGCGATTCTGATGTCAGTTTATCCCCAACAACCGTATCTGAATCTAAGAATGATGATGATTCTAAAGGTAAAGATACCAAAGCAGAGGAAGTCAATCTAGAAATTGAATCAGATACAGGAAAAGGTGGTGACATTAAGTTTGATACCATCGATGATGTTCAAGAGGAAGAAGCCAGCCTTGATAACTGTGTTGAACATCAGAGCCAAGTTAATCTGCAAGAAACGGGCATCTCTAATAAAGGGCCCATTTCACTTGGGGTATTAGAGGATTCAAATGTTCAAATTGAACAAAGGGGTGTATCAGATGCAAATTTTATggaaaatgaatgtaaaaatttaGTTTCCACCACGGAATCAGAAAATCAAAACACTACAAGTGAGGCATCAGGGCAAGAAGATAATGCAATAGATGAAGAGAGATTTTTATATAGGTTACTTAGACCAGGCGAGTCTTATAATATGGGAATTGAACCAAAGAACATCTATTCGAACACGTCTATAAATAAACACGTTGCCTGCGGATCGTCCGATGGCGTGAAATCAAGATACATATCCTGCTCAAAAACACGCGATGCAATTAATAGATTCGCGTCTTATATAAAACCGGCTTTACGCTTTCAGTTACGACACATTGTCAGAATTGACAAAACCAAGCTCGATGACGATTGTGAAATATATGATCTCACAGAGGATTCGGTCAGTACCAGGTATCTTAGATCTGAGTCTGCCAGACGACATGCTCGTGATTATGATGAAGTATTACTTGCACCATCACGTGAAATGCCTGAAATACCTGTTTGGTGTTTTACAAAGGCTGGATCTGTACAGGATGGAAAAATACATTGGATTGGCGGTGTGTTATGA